From one Mytilus galloprovincialis chromosome 13, xbMytGall1.hap1.1, whole genome shotgun sequence genomic stretch:
- the LOC143057437 gene encoding BTB/POZ domain-containing protein 6-B-like, whose product MTKFALVLFDLDGYTSVIERRHLITDKEPTVSTTLNVKYGRKELFGEILCLNDDKYAIDVFQEKWEKTERAKFLSKEIQKRERLGTLHTGGFLALWPRDEIENQQNQKTSLDPESDEEVHTETVKEFDSNVQRVENHDPEDVVEGTEDMEVTEEVSQNENQQNQKTSLDPESVEEVHTETVKEFVMEMDWQSGKSLKERMKLMLEKQLMCDVIFLVGEHAEIICAHTYMLASASSVFYTMFEGSLAEKGKVTIADIEPASFKLMLKFIYTDDVEINYDNVEVLLLAGDKYCIQVLKDKCVWFLKKKMNTDYVFTVLKIAFGINMEELKSCALEYILRNGHNCLKSVSFVKLPGEYVKHIIKSDTLRCKEEHVYEQMVRWAKFRCTKQQIPTAYNNVRVCLGDLLYLIRFPTMKQHYFTENVSNSGLLTSDETINVFRSFTNNGNSIFISQKRHYHDYRVRFRRCVCNYNKVDFHKRTSKYDCVDFQTSFNGKLCAVLLFGSTTYSGSNDVTISILLGDSLISTTKRELKSEANKQVYEINLSHTVDIYKMKRYTIKVNMKGPSTFVGKRKSYKHLVYSSCGLTAETVTFSPPSLKPYFKRSEICGQIPGLTFSF is encoded by the exons ATGACAAATATGCCATTGATGTATTTCAAGAAAAGTGGGAGAAGACAGAAAGAGCCAAATTTCTTTCTAAAGAAATTCAGAAAAGAGAAAGACTTGGTACTTTACATACTGGTGGGTTCTTGGCCTTATGGCCTCGAGATGAGATTGAG aatcaacaaaaccaaaagacatcaCTGGACCCCGAAAGTGATGAAGAAGTGCATACAGAAACGGTTAAAGAG TTTGATAGCAATGTCCAGAGAGTAGAGAATCATGATCCAGAAGATGTTGTAGAAGGTACAGAAGATATGGAAGTCACTGAAGAAGTATCACAAAATGAG AATcaacaaaaccaaaagacatcaCTGGACCCCGAAAGTGTTGAAGAAGTGCATACAGAAACTGTTAAAGAG TTTGTGATGGAAATGGACTGGCAATCTGGAAAGTCATTAAAAGAGAGAATGAAATTGATGTTGGAAAAACAGTTAATGTGTGATGTCATCTTTTTAGTTGGAGAACATGCCGAAATTATCTGTGCTCATACGTACATGTTGGCTAGTGCTAGCAGTGTATTTTACACTATGTTTGAAGGCTCATTGGCAGAGAAAGGAAAGGTGACAATAGCTGATATAGAGCCGGCTTCTTTTAAGTTGATGTTGAA ATTTATTTACACAGATGATGTGGAGATAAACTATGATAATGTGGAGGTTTTGTTGCTTGCTGGAGATAAGTACTGCATCCAGGTGCTCAAGGATAAATGCGTTtggtttttaaagaaaaaaatgaacacaGATTATGTGTTCACTGTTCTGAAAATAGCTTTTGGCAtaaatatggaagaattgaagtcTTGTGCCTtagaatatattttaagaaatggACACAACTGCTTAAAATCCGTTTCTTTTGTGAAATTACCAGGAGAATATGTGAAACATATTATCAAATCTGATACATTGAGATGCAAGGAAGAACATGTTTATGAGCAAATGGTTAGATGGGCAAAATTTAGATGTACCAAACAACAAATACCAACGGCATATAACAACGTCAGGGTATGTCTTGGCGATTTGTTATATCTGATCAGATTCCCAACAATGAAGCAACATTATTTTACTGAGAATGTTTCGAACAGCGGCTTACTGACATCAGATGAAACAATCAATGTTTTCCGTTCCTTTACCAATAATGGCAACAgtatttttatttcacaaaagagacattatcatgattatagggtGCGTTTtagaagatgtgtttgtaattaTAATAAAGTTGATTTCCACAAACGTACTTCTAAGTATGACTGTGTTGATTTTCAAACATCTTTTAATGGTAAGTTATGCGCTGTCCTCTTGTTCGGATCAACAACATATTCAGGATCTAACGATGTAACAATCAGTATCTTACTTGGAGATTCTCTAATCAGTACCACAAAAAGAGAGCTGAAGTCTGAGGCAAACAAACAAgtttatgaaattaatttaagCCACACAgtagatatatataaaatgaaacgaTATACAATCAAAGTTAACATGAAAGGACCCAGCACATTCGTTGGAAAAAGAAAAAGTTACAAACATCTTGTATACTCAAGTTGTGGATTAACAGCAGAAACAGTGACATTTTCACCACCATCTCTTAAACCATATTTTAAAAGAAGTGAAATATGTGGACAAATACCAGGACTTACGTTCTCTTTTTGA